GTTTTGGAATATCACACTCCACCCGGCGAAATACAGGGCGTATAGTTTTGTGGTAGCGCTGCTGGTAATAAGCGATGAGATCCTTCCAGTTCCAGTCCTGCTTGTAGGATATGATTTTGGGAAGCTCATCAATCTTGAATTTCTGGTACTTTGGAGAATGGGAATCATCAAAAGCCCACTGCTTGAGCGGGATGAATCTACAGATAAAGTTAATAAGCCAGCAGATTTGTTTATGTTGGTATTGAATAAGTTGAAGTAAATAAAGTATAATGTCCATGAGCAATGAAATCCTTTCAGGTATTTTGGAGTTTTCGTCGAGGACATTATACCAAAAAAGGGAGGTCATTGCTCTTTTTATTGCAAACTCCCATAAAATCAAGGTTTAGAACAATAAAACAAGGTAGTTATTTGACACTACCATTAATATAGTAGAGGAGAAAATGATGATAGAAAAATCAGTAAGTTCCATTGAATTATCGAGTATTGTTATAGATGACAAGTTTTGGGGTAACTACATGGAACTGATACGGAATCACGTAATTCCGTATCAGTGGGAAGCACTGAATGACCGGATTGACGGAGCGGAAAAAAGCTATTGCATGCAAAACTTCAGACGTGCTGCCGGGCTGGAAGAAGGTAAATTCAATGGTTGTGTATTTCAGGATAGTGATTTATATAAATGGCTTGAGGCAGTAGCATATTCTTTAGAAATGCATCCGGACGGAAAGTTGGAAGAACTGGCGGACGGTGCAATCGACCTGATGGAGAAGGCACAGCAGCCGGATGGTTATCTGGACACGCTCTATATTATCGGTGGACTTGATAAAAAATTCACTAATTTGATGGATAACCATGAATTATATTGCATGGGACATATGATTGAAGCAGCGGTAGCATACTATAATGCTACGGAGAAGGATAAGCTTTTAAACATTGCAAAGCGGTTTGTCCAGTGTGGGATGGATAACATTGGTCGTGAAGAAGGGAAAATCAAAGGTTATCCGGGACATGAAGTTCTTGAGCTGGCATTAGTTAAACTATATGACGTAACAAAGGATGGCAGATATATAGACTTTGCTGAATATCTTATTGATCAACGTGGAAAAACCCCTTTGTATTTTAAAGAAGAAATAAAGAAAAATGGAAATAACTTTGTCTGGAAGGACAGCTATACACAGTTTCAGTATTATCAGGCCGGAATTCCTGTTCGGGAGCAAAAGGCGGCAGAAGGGCATGCGGTCAGAGCTGTTTATCTTTACGCAGGTATGGCAGATGTTGCCGCAAAAACCAATGATGAAACATTGTTAGCTGCTTGTGAAGAGTTGTGGGAAAATATAGTCAAAAAACAGATGTATGTGACGGGTGGTATTGGGTCTACCGAATATGGAGAGGCTTTTACCTTTGATTATGATTTACCAAATGACACGATTTATGCAGAGACATGTGCTTCAATCGGACTGATTTTCTTTGCAAAAAGAATGTTTGAAATAACGAAAGACGCCAGGTACGTTCATGTAATGGAAAGAGCACTTTACAATGGAGTAATCAGCGGAATGTCTCTTGATGGAAAGCGCTTCTTTTATGTGAATCCTCTCGAGGTTGATCCTGAGGCATGCGAAAAGGATCATAACAAGAAACATGTTAAGCCTGAACGTCAAAAATGGTTTGGCTGTGCCTGCTGCCCCCCAAATGTGGCCAGGCTGTTATCATCTATTGGTAATTATGCCTATGAGCAAGACTGTAACAGACTGTATATAAACCTGTTTATAGGTGGTCATATTAAGACAGAATTGGAAGGTAGTCCTGTCGATTTAAAGGTGAAGACAGAATATCCATGGAATGGACAAGTAAGAATCACGCATAATCTGTCATCCAGCTATGAACTGGCAATCAGAATTCCAGACTGGTGTGACGATTACAGCTTAACAATCGGGGGGAAAGATGTAAAATATGAACTAGAGAAGGGCTATGCAGTAATCAGGAAGGATTTTTCTGCGGGTGAATGCATTGTTCTTGACATGTCATTACCAACAAAGTTAATTGCTGCAAATCCACGTGTACGCGAGGATATTGGCAAGATAGCTGTACAACGGGGACCTGTTGTGTATTGCCTTGAGCAGGTCGATAATGGTCCCTTACTTCAAAGTCTTTATCTTGATTCTAAGGCAGAATTTGAGGTTAAATTTGAAAAGGATTTACTGGGGGGGTTAATGTTCTGAAAACTACGGGTAAGCGTATAGCGCTTGAGTCCTGGGAGGATATTCTTTACAAACCTTATTCCGGCTATGATTACAGGAATCAGGAGCTGAAGTTTGTACCATACTATGCATGGACAAACCGCAGCGTAGGTGAGATGATAGTTTGGGTTAAAGTTTACAATTAATGGAGCTGAAATGATTACTATAAAACACGATGCAGAAAGAGTAAAGGGCAGTACTATAGGGCTTATCCTTATCAATAGTATGTACAATTTGGAATATTATATCGAACAGGCTCTCAAACCACATGGTTATCGACTGCTTATTACTTACAGTGACGGAGAACCCAAAAGTGAACGTAATTGCATGGAAACATTAATTTCCGCAAAGGTTGATGGTATGATCTGTTTTTTCTCAAATTATGAAAACCAGGATTTAATTGACGGATGCCTGCAGAATAACATAAGAATACTGCAGTTATTTGGGCAGCAATATGATTGTCTGCCCACCGTAATTATTAATGACGAAACAATGACCTATGAATTGACGCATTATCTGATTGAATGCGGACATCGTCATATACTTTTTCCGGAACATCGTCACACGATTTACAAACATGCCAAGCACATTAATGGATCTTTTTTCGGATATAAAAAGGCTTTAAATGAAATTGGCAAGACGATTACACAGAAAGAATATTACTGCCTGCCTCTTAACAAAGATACTAAGCCCACGCTTCGCCGTATCATCCGGGAAAAAAATCCCACAGCTTTTGTAGCTACTAACGATGAAATAACGATAGCTACACTTGAGGTATTGAATGAATTTAATATAGAAGTAGGGAATGCTATCAGCCTTGTTGCTTATGATGATAGCGCATGGTGCGAATATCTGGGAATAACTGCTTATCAACATGATTTTAAAAGTATTGGACAGTATTGCGGCAGAAAAATTATTCAGCTAATTCAGAATCAGGGGAAAAATCAGATGTTTTTAAAAAAGTTTTCTTCACCGTTGATAAAAAGAACCTCTGTACGCAGCATTATCTAAGAACAGAAAGGGATATTTTATGGAATTTTGTAATCAATTTCTCCAGATTTCGCTGGATAAATCTGGTCAAATAGAAATAATAAATGACCTTATCAGCAACAAGCTCTTATTGTTTAAAGAAAATAGCATAACAGTAGAAACAGATCTTATAACATTTTGCAGTTGTGGAAAGGAGGCAGATAAAATTGTAGAACCGGATAAAAATACTTTAGAATTTCATTTTGCTTTGCAGCTGGCTGAAATTCAAGTGAGATATGTTTTGGAGCCCCAGGCAAAATTCATAGAGCGTTACATTAGCATCATCCCTAAATGTCCGCTTGTATTATTTCATATTACCTGTAATATGGAATTTGAAAAAGAGCCGTTGACCATAATCGACTATCATACATTCTGGAATTGCCCTACTGCTGTATTTGTCCGCGAAAATGACTATGGTATGTATACAGGTTTTGCCAATCCGTTTTTTCAGGCTACAAACAGGCGTGACAATCTAAGAATAGGATTTGCGGCCAATATAAAGTTATGTCCCGGTGAAATATATGATAGTGAAAGTAATTTTTTTGGCATGCATGACCTGTATGGGGGGATGATTGAACAGGAAATTCCACAGACTGCTATAAAATATAATAGTCGAAATCACCCCCGGTATCGCAATCCAAGTGGGGACGTTCCCCTCCACCGTTCGGAAATATGCTCCTTTAAACAATTTGCTGATGCTTATCTGAACCTTCGCGTCAAAGATTTTAAGTTTATTTTCTACAATTTTTTTTCTCCGCTTCCCCAACAGCCCAATACACAGAGAGAAGAAGAATTATACTATCATTATATTGATAACTTTGTGAAAATGGGTGGGGACATAATTACATTTAATCCCCTGACACGGAACCGTATTCCGATTCCGACGAATGATAGTTACTGGGAGCTTGCTCCTCATGGAAGCAGGGCGGAACGCATCTTGAATTATGCAAAAGATAAAGGATTAAAAGTTGGATTTTATATGGGTTCGGCTCAAAATAATGCGAACTATTGTAACAGTCCAATGACAGACTTCGCAGCCACAACTGAAAAACCGCAATGGAAAAAAATAGGCTGCAATGGTGAAATCTCAAGAGAAAATTGTATAGCCGACGATGAATTCGCAGAATGGTTTTATCAAGTGCAGCGTAATACAATAGAGAAATATGGACTCACCTTATGGGATTGGGATCCGGGTCCGGGGAATGGTTTCTTTTGCTACAGTAATAAACATGGGCATGTGCCTGGTTTGGGTAACTATAAGGGCTTTAGAAATGCTATGCGTATTGTTACCAGGCTAAAAGATGAGTTTCCCGAGTTATATATACAGGGTTTTCATGGAACAAAAGAATACGGGCTTTGGGGCTTCAAGGGATTTGATCAACATGAAGCTTACTGGGAGCAGTGCCCGTATGATGATGCAACTTTATATCCGGATTTGTCTGAAGACCGTCTGACGGCAAGTGGTATGCGCTTTCAAAGCTGGTGGAATCAGAATTTTCGTTTTATGCCGGCGATTACAAATCATTCCCTTATACATAGGATGACACAGGATTGCATGAAGCCACAGGAGTTACTGTACCTTTTTGATCATCTCGGCTGGAAATATGGTGTTATGTCAGGCCTTGCAGCTGGAGCCAGCATTACTGTGCCGATGATTCCATTTGAACCGGATGACATTTATGGAGGTTATATTGATTTTATAAAAAAATGGGTGGCCTGGGGCAAGGAAAACTTTGAATATAATAAAAATGCAGTGGCATTTGGCAGCCAGGTTGTGTGTGGCGGTGTTGATGGATATTCAAAAATTATCGGCAGCCATGGATTTATCTTTCTTTGCAATCCGGCCCCCGTTCACAGCAAAATCAGATTTACGTTAGGTGATGAAATAGGTCTGTCCGCAAAAGAAAATTATGTTCTAAAAGAGTTATATCCTAATCAAAATACATTTTATTATGATGAAGCAAGTAATAAGGGTGTTTTTGAAAAAGATGATTCCATTACAGTGGTTGTACCACCATACGAAGTGCTTTTGCTGGAATTATCAGTAAAAGAAAGTGCTGATCCGATTTTATACGGTATAAATGGGGATGTGACGATTGATGACGATAACGTTACTATTATAAAGAGTGAAGCCTTAAGCGGAGATTTTTATAAAGGATACATCTGCTTACCTGATAATAAAAGGATTCATAGACTGGTAATAAACGACATTGAAATTTTTGCGGAATATTCAAAGGGTATAAACTCCTTTATTATTAATTATGGTTATAATACTTATGAACGCTATCTTTATAATTGGCAATTAGAAAGGGGCGAATCTTTTCCAGTGCCAAACAATGATGCCAAACAAGATGTTACAGTCCATGCCTCGTTCTATGCAAGCGGCGAGATTAAGACACTTCTTGAAGAGGCAAAGCCTCGGAATGCTGCACATGAGGCCAAGTTAATCAATAAATTGCGGACTGAACTTGGAAGAGATAATTTTGCATGGGCAACACCACACCATCTGTTTCTGGTAATACCTTTTTCAGATGCTGCCTATGTCAGTACACCAAAGGTATTGATAAATCAAGTCGAATGTAAAATTACCAGTGTCAAGGTCACCCACTATGAAAAAACCAGGAATTTAATTCATTATGTTGATATAACAGAACTGGTACACTGGGAAGAGCAGAATGACATTCTCCTGACAATTGATGAGCTTCCGGCCAGACAGTTTTTGGGGGCTTATTTATACTATCCGCCCGCTCCGAAAACAGGAGTTATTCGAAACGCTGCGGAAATACCGATACCTCCGATTATCCGCACCCGCCTTGATGTCATTGCATCTGACTATATAGAAAAAGAAGGCCTGATACCGATTGTTAATAATGCCTGGCTCGACCGACCATTCATTGAGGAATACAACCCATTTACTGTTTGTGCAGACATTAACCTGGAACCTGACAATCTGGAAGGTGTTTATCTGGAAGCGCAAGTTGGCATTGATGATACAAGACAAACATTGGGGTCTGATGAAATGATGGAATATGATTGTAAACAGAAAATCTGGAAAAAGACTCTGTACATGGGAAGCCGCCAGTACTTAATAATCGATTGCAAACAAATTCATATTTGGGCTGTCGCAAAAGACGGAACTGTCAGTAGGGATTTTCCATTAAATATAGAGTGGAAGTTATATTGAAAAATTTTAATAAACAGTTACGAACGCTGTCTCCTGTAAGATAAAAAACGCTTGACAAATCCTTATCCAGGTATTATAAATATTGTTAGCGGCAAGGATGCCTGAGGCTTATAGCTCAGAGCATCCTTGTTTTTTGTGTTTTACATAAAAATAATAGCAATGGAGGATTATGTAGTATGGATACAGGGGACACAACCTTTATTCTCATTTCATCAGCACTGGTATTGTTTATGACTCCGGGTCTTGCTCTGTTTTATGGAGGCCTTGAAAGAAGAAAAAATGTATTAAACACGATGATGTCTTCTTTCTTTATCATGGGAGTGGCATCTGTTTTATGGGTGCTGGTAGGATATTCATTGAGTTTTTCAGGAAATACGCTGGGAATCATCGGGGATTTAAAATTGTTTTGTTTAAACGGAATATCAGAGGATGCAGCGAGTGCCTATGCTCCGACAATTCCTCAATTTGCTTTCGTTGCTTTTCAGATGATGTTTGCAATTATAACTCCTGCACTGATTACCGGAGCCGTAGCAGGCCGGATGAATTTTAAGGCACTGTTTGCTTTTATCATTCTTTGGTCTCTGATTGTTTATTACCCGTTGGCTCATATGGTCTGGGGCGCCGGTGGCCTTATGGGTTCCGTACTCGGTGCAGTTGATTTTGCCGGTGGAAATGTTGTACACATCAGTTCGGGTGTCAGCGGTCTTGTACTCTGTGTGATGCTAGGAAAACGGCAGGGATATGACAGACTTTCCTATCGGATACATAACATACCATTTGTTCTTCTGGGAGCCTCCATCCTCTGGTTTGGCTGGTTTGGATTTAACGCGGGAAGTGCCTTATCTGCAGGTAGCCTTGCTGCTCATGCCTTTATGACAACCAATACATCGGCAGCCGCCGGAATGCTTTCCTGGATGGTGATGGATATGATGAAACAGGGAAAGCCCACGGTAGTAGGTGCCTGTACAGGTGCCGTATTAGGTTTAGTAGCAATTACACCGGGAGCTGGTTTCGTCCCGGTATGGTCGGCCTTTATTATCGGTGGGGTTGTCAGCCCGTTATCCTATTTTACTGTATCTGTAATTAAAAAACGCATTGGTTTTGATGATGCACTGGATGCTTTTGGATGTCATGGCATTGGTGGAATCTGGGGCGGAATTGCAACCGGTTTGTTTGCAAAATCTTCCATTAATCCAGCGGCAAAATGGGATGGTCTTGTATTTGGTGATTATCATTTATTTGTTGTACAGTTGATTAGCATTGTAATTACAATTGCAGTAGCCATCGCCGGGACATGGATCTGCTCGGCGATTGTCAAATTGTTTATCCCCCTTCGGGTCTCAGAAAAGGAAGAAAAACGCGGTATGGACATCAGCCAGCATGGAGAGGATGCTTATCCGGCATTTACCGGACTTGACTGAGCACTGAGATACAGTGCGGGAACACGTAAAATGAAAGGAACTCCGGACGATGATTAAGATTGATGCAATTGTAAATGAAGAAATATACGAGGATTTGAAAGAGGCGCTAAATGATATAAACGTGCATGGAATTACCGTATCGCAAGTAATGGGGTGCGGTATGCAAAAAGGTTACTCCAGTGTTGTCAGAGGTACAAAAGTGGATATTAATATGCTGCCGAAAATTAAGTTTGAGATTGTCGTATCCACAGAGGAATGGATGGAAAAAGTTGTGAATATTATCTGCGAAATTGCCCATACAGGGAATCCGGGAGACGGAAAAATATTCATCCATGAGCTGAAAGACGCCATTCGTATAAGGACGGGGCAGAGGGGAAATGAAGCCATTTATTAGAGTTTGCACCTATGGAAAAAGCCGTAGAAAATGCGTGGGTTTTTACGGCTTTTCCCACAGTCAATCATGGAACAAAAGACAGTATTGTATCTTCAAGTGAAATTGATGCAGCTTTATATAGTTTTATTTATTTGACTATTATTAATTGTAAGTTTGAAATCTTTCCAGTCATCCGTTAATAATTGTATTTCTTTCCACATGCCATTTTCAAACACGTTTTCATGGAGCAAAATATCATATCCATTCGTAAGCCTGATAAAATCAAACCTATATTGCTTACCATTCCCCGAAGCATAGATATATACCATGTCACCTTTTTGTTTTGTCCGGTCTATTTTTTCAATGATTTTCATATTATCCTCATAAACAATTTGAACCACTGCATCAGACAAATAAAACCAACTATGTACAGGAGCGCACAAAAAATCTTCGGGTATGTAGTCAATATCTTTTATTTTCCAGCCGTCCTTTGGCGTTTTTTCTACTGTAACCAATCCATAGTAATATGCGAAATAAGAGCCTTTATTATATTCTTTGTCATTATTTGCCTTTGGCCCTGTGATTACTTCAATTTCAACTAAATAATACTTTATATTTTGGGGAGTATCCGGAGGAGCATAAGCGGGAACTATTTTTAAAAGTGTTGTATAACCAATGCCCTTAAATGAATCGATAAACTGATTTAAAGATATTTCGTTTTGTTTTTCCTTTGTAAGAAGCTCATATGCATAAGGATATGGCAGCCCTGATTCGCCAATAGAACCACACCCGCCGGAATATCCTGACATGTTTGAGGCAGCTCTAAGTATCCCGTAATATGCAAGCAATAAATCTTCGGGGGCTTCAAATTTTTTGCTGATAAGTGGGGGTTCGTTGTTCTCTTTTTGAAAGTCATTCAATGCATATGGATTAGGTAATGGCAATTGTTTTGACGGTCTTTGAAATCGCTCGCTGACGTTTGCAGCTTGCTGAGTTGAAACAGGCAATGCTTCTGCAATAATTGCATGCAAAGAAGGGTGTAATCTACCGCCTGACATCCTATTGCTCATAGAATTCGTTGAATTTATAAACGTAATCCGTGCGATTATCCCACAAAGAAAAATACAAATACTTAATAGAACTGTCTTTTTGTTAATCTTAAAAATCATAATAAAACCTCCCATATATATATATGAGAGGAATATTTTTTTAAGCCATGATTACAAAAATGATGCTATCCGGGCTGTTTTTATTCAATTTCCGCCTCAAAAGAATGAAACAGTTCACTGTCAAGCTCCATGATTCCAGCAATGCTTATCTTAAGCCCATCTGTCATTACAATGGCTTGCTCATGTACATCAATTTTTTTTGCAATACCTGTGATTGTCACATATGCACCGCCGGATTTCTTTTCATCCGGTTGGAAATATGTGACCGATATTCTGGGACGTCTCTCTATCTCTTCATGAACCATCTGCAGTTTTTCGTCCAGAACAGCTTTACGCTCTGGATCCAGTTCCACCTTCCTGTCCGTCAATCGGGCGGTCTCTCTGATTGCCGCATCATGGCCGGTCAAAGCTGCAAATGGAGCAAACTGTGCCGCCCTGTCCTGTATCGGCATATGCGGATGGTTTGTTGATGTAGGATGCCCAAGATTGATAATATCGTCGTATCTGTGTGCATCATCAGAATGAATGCCGATGCTTTGATCTGACCTCACGCCTTGTGCCCTCCAATCTGTTCATTTCTTTTTACGGTCGTTGCTCCTTCTTCAAGGTTGGTACCCTTAAGAATTGCATTCTTTCCAAACTTTTTCTTGATATCCAACATTGCATGCTGCATCTTCTTTTCGCGCTGCAACGCTGCCTTTTCCTGCTCACGTTGCTTTTGCAAAGCAGAATAGTCCGTAAATAAATCCAGCTGCTCAAAGGATTCTTCTTGTACAACATAACCTTCATCTACCACATGATTTGCTGTGATGTTAACCCTTCTGACCAGAAGGGTTTTATCTACAATTCTGTCATATAACTTCATCACAGCATCCATAATCAGCATGGTAGAGGATGTCTGTCTTTCAAGGTTTGCAGTACCATGCGCGTGCTTCGGTATCCTGCGCCCATATCGGTCGATCGTAACTTCTCCCTTATAGGCTTTGCTTATCTGAGGGTTTGTCAGATTTTCAATATCATATCCGATAGTCAGAACCATTTGGTCTGTTACCAGCTTTCGATCTACCAGATCAAGCACAAGAAGCTCTGTCATTTCCCGTACAATCAGTTTTGTCTTTTCAAAATCATAAGGATACTGCAGTACCTGACCGGACCCCACGCTGTTCGTCTCTGGTTTATATGATTTTATATCCGCTATGGTACAAGGCTCCCAGCCCCATGCATGGTCAATCAGCAGCTCAGCATTTACGCCAAACAGCCTGTACAGCAGATCTTCATTATAATAATCCGTGGATTTTCCGATCGAGCACCGTGCCACATCACCCATAGTAAACATGCCATTGCCTTCCAGCTTCTTTGCATACCCTCTGCCCACTCTCCAGAAATCTGTAAGCGGTCTGTGGGTCCACAGTAAACGGCGGTATGACATCTCATCCAGCTCGGCAATGTGTACACCATCCTTATCCGGCGTAACATGTTTTGACACAATATCCAAAGCAACTTTACAAAGATACAGGTTCGTTCCAATTCCGGCTGTTGACGTAATTCCAACGCTATCTAATACATCCTGTATAATCTTCACGGCTAACGCATGGGCAGTCATGTGGTAGGTGTTCAGATAATGGGTAACGTCCATGAATACCTCGTCAATAGAGTAAACATGAATATCCTCCGGGGCAATATATTTCAGATAAATATCATAAATCTTCATGCTATATTCCATGTAAAGTGCCATCCTTGGAGGTGCAGTGATGTATGAAATCGACAGCTCCGGAGATGCTTTCAGTTCTGGAGCAATACAGGAAGAACCGGTAAATGCCTGTCCTGGGGCTTTTCTTTTTCTCTCAATATTTGCTTCTTTTACCTTTTGAACCACTTCAAATAATCTCGGTCTTCCCGGAATCCCATAAGATTTTAAGGATGGGGATACTGCAAGACAGATTGTTTTCTCTGTACGGCTGGCATCCGCAACCACAAGATTGGTAGTTATAGGATCAAGTTTGCGTTCCCTGCACTCCACGGATGCATAAAAGGATTTCAAATCAATCGCAATGTATACGTGTTCTTCCCGTGGCATATCTCGTAACCCTGCTTTCTCTTGATACTTATTCTTCGCTTTCCTGCTTTCGCTAAAACTTCACGACCTCCGGCTCATGGGTAAATGAACTGAAAGTAGCAGTGGCATTCTTAAAATAAAACACCTGCGTATTCCCATCATCTGCGGAATACATATTCTGCAGGGATGGGTATGCATCCAACATAGACTGCCTCGCTGCAAGCCTGTCATCCTCTACCAATGTTCCTGCTACACGAAGCCATTCTCCATTCTTAAATGCGCAGATTTCCACTTTCGGATTCGATAAGATCTGCTTTGAAACTTCCTTAATCTTTCCTGTCTGGATGTATAGTTTTTCCTCAAAGATATGAGCGGTACCAAAGGGTCTTACTCTCGGCTGATCACCATCCATTGTTGCCAGATAATAGGTCTGTGCTTCTTTTAAAAACTGACATACGCTTTCCATAATTTGTCGCTCCTTTATATTTTTACAGTTTAATTGCCCTTGTTGCAAAAAAGGTTGGTATGTGATGCTCATGCAGATTTCCGGTACCATTGGTATCCTCATATAGGTCTGTGAGAGTAAAACCAGCCTTCAGCTGTCCGCCAATCTGTTCCTCCAGGGTGTGAGAAAACTGTACACCGCAATCGGAATCGTTAAGCTGATTCATCTGGTTTTCATCTTTCAGCGGGTTAAACGGCAATGTATTGACAACTATTTTCTCATCATCATCAAAGATATAATTTATCCCATTATCAAGCCCGGCAAGAAAAATCCCACCAGACTTTAATACCCGGTAACATTCTTTAAAAATTGGTTGTACTTCTTCAACATAGCAGTTTGACACCGGATGAAAAATCAGGTCAAATTCGGCATCAGGAAATGGCAATCTTTTT
The window above is part of the Novisyntrophococcus fermenticellae genome. Proteins encoded here:
- a CDS encoding Y-family DNA polymerase, giving the protein MPREEHVYIAIDLKSFYASVECRERKLDPITTNLVVADASRTEKTICLAVSPSLKSYGIPGRPRLFEVVQKVKEANIERKRKAPGQAFTGSSCIAPELKASPELSISYITAPPRMALYMEYSMKIYDIYLKYIAPEDIHVYSIDEVFMDVTHYLNTYHMTAHALAVKIIQDVLDSVGITSTAGIGTNLYLCKVALDIVSKHVTPDKDGVHIAELDEMSYRRLLWTHRPLTDFWRVGRGYAKKLEGNGMFTMGDVARCSIGKSTDYYNEDLLYRLFGVNAELLIDHAWGWEPCTIADIKSYKPETNSVGSGQVLQYPYDFEKTKLIVREMTELLVLDLVDRKLVTDQMVLTIGYDIENLTNPQISKAYKGEVTIDRYGRRIPKHAHGTANLERQTSSTMLIMDAVMKLYDRIVDKTLLVRRVNITANHVVDEGYVVQEESFEQLDLFTDYSALQKQREQEKAALQREKKMQHAMLDIKKKFGKNAILKGTNLEEGATTVKRNEQIGGHKA
- a CDS encoding glycoside hydrolase family 127 protein; its protein translation is MMIEKSVSSIELSSIVIDDKFWGNYMELIRNHVIPYQWEALNDRIDGAEKSYCMQNFRRAAGLEEGKFNGCVFQDSDLYKWLEAVAYSLEMHPDGKLEELADGAIDLMEKAQQPDGYLDTLYIIGGLDKKFTNLMDNHELYCMGHMIEAAVAYYNATEKDKLLNIAKRFVQCGMDNIGREEGKIKGYPGHEVLELALVKLYDVTKDGRYIDFAEYLIDQRGKTPLYFKEEIKKNGNNFVWKDSYTQFQYYQAGIPVREQKAAEGHAVRAVYLYAGMADVAAKTNDETLLAACEELWENIVKKQMYVTGGIGSTEYGEAFTFDYDLPNDTIYAETCASIGLIFFAKRMFEITKDARYVHVMERALYNGVISGMSLDGKRFFYVNPLEVDPEACEKDHNKKHVKPERQKWFGCACCPPNVARLLSSIGNYAYEQDCNRLYINLFIGGHIKTELEGSPVDLKVKTEYPWNGQVRITHNLSSSYELAIRIPDWCDDYSLTIGGKDVKYELEKGYAVIRKDFSAGECIVLDMSLPTKLIAANPRVREDIGKIAVQRGPVVYCLEQVDNGPLLQSLYLDSKAEFEVKFEKDLLGGLMF
- a CDS encoding substrate-binding domain-containing protein encodes the protein MITIKHDAERVKGSTIGLILINSMYNLEYYIEQALKPHGYRLLITYSDGEPKSERNCMETLISAKVDGMICFFSNYENQDLIDGCLQNNIRILQLFGQQYDCLPTVIINDETMTYELTHYLIECGHRHILFPEHRHTIYKHAKHINGSFFGYKKALNEIGKTITQKEYYCLPLNKDTKPTLRRIIREKNPTAFVATNDEITIATLEVLNEFNIEVGNAISLVAYDDSAWCEYLGITAYQHDFKSIGQYCGRKIIQLIQNQGKNQMFLKKFSSPLIKRTSVRSII
- a CDS encoding ammonium transporter; the encoded protein is MDTGDTTFILISSALVLFMTPGLALFYGGLERRKNVLNTMMSSFFIMGVASVLWVLVGYSLSFSGNTLGIIGDLKLFCLNGISEDAASAYAPTIPQFAFVAFQMMFAIITPALITGAVAGRMNFKALFAFIILWSLIVYYPLAHMVWGAGGLMGSVLGAVDFAGGNVVHISSGVSGLVLCVMLGKRQGYDRLSYRIHNIPFVLLGASILWFGWFGFNAGSALSAGSLAAHAFMTTNTSAAAGMLSWMVMDMMKQGKPTVVGACTGAVLGLVAITPGAGFVPVWSAFIIGGVVSPLSYFTVSVIKKRIGFDDALDAFGCHGIGGIWGGIATGLFAKSSINPAAKWDGLVFGDYHLFVVQLISIVITIAVAIAGTWICSAIVKLFIPLRVSEKEEKRGMDISQHGEDAYPAFTGLD
- a CDS encoding class I SAM-dependent methyltransferase, whose amino-acid sequence is MNYQEINSKVIDRWVKDGWEWGKPISHDIYEDAKKDIWDVLLTPTRYVPHAWFGELQGKKVLGLASGGGQQIPIFSALGAECTVLDYSEKQLESERLVAGREGYSVHIIKADMTKRLPFPDAEFDLIFHPVSNCYVEEVQPIFKECYRVLKSGGIFLAGLDNGINYIFDDDEKIVVNTLPFNPLKDENQMNQLNDSDCGVQFSHTLEEQIGGQLKAGFTLTDLYEDTNGTGNLHEHHIPTFFATRAIKL
- a CDS encoding P-II family nitrogen regulator, encoding MIKIDAIVNEEIYEDLKEALNDINVHGITVSQVMGCGMQKGYSSVVRGTKVDINMLPKIKFEIVVSTEEWMEKVVNIICEIAHTGNPGDGKIFIHELKDAIRIRTGQRGNEAIY
- a CDS encoding pyridoxamine 5'-phosphate oxidase family protein, translated to MESVCQFLKEAQTYYLATMDGDQPRVRPFGTAHIFEEKLYIQTGKIKEVSKQILSNPKVEICAFKNGEWLRVAGTLVEDDRLAARQSMLDAYPSLQNMYSADDGNTQVFYFKNATATFSSFTHEPEVVKF